From Kineosporia succinea, the proteins below share one genomic window:
- a CDS encoding LLM class flavin-dependent oxidoreductase → MRIGIGLPNQVRDVRASVIPTWARRAEDAGFATLGTTGRFAYPGVMDTVALAAAAGATTSIGLLSQVLLATTWPAALLAKEAASIDGVSGGRLTLGLGVGVREDDFVVPGHGPRGRGARMDRDLRTYRSLWDGDPVPAGTNPAVPSGTRRVPILFGGGTPAAYRRMAHSSDGYIAGSAPAPLVAGAFDAARLAWREAGRSGRPRLVALNYFALGDPDRGRANVGDYYAATGAYQDLVVSGVHTDAASVRDAVRQFEDLGADELILGPCTDDLDEIARLADIVL, encoded by the coding sequence ATGCGCATCGGCATCGGTCTGCCCAACCAGGTCCGGGACGTGCGGGCCTCGGTCATTCCCACCTGGGCCCGCCGGGCGGAGGACGCCGGGTTCGCCACCCTGGGCACGACCGGCCGGTTCGCGTACCCGGGGGTGATGGACACGGTGGCCCTGGCCGCGGCGGCGGGTGCCACGACGTCCATCGGGCTCCTGAGCCAGGTCCTGCTCGCCACCACGTGGCCCGCCGCCCTGCTCGCCAAGGAGGCCGCGTCCATCGACGGGGTTTCCGGCGGCCGGCTCACGCTCGGCCTCGGGGTGGGCGTCCGCGAGGACGATTTCGTCGTTCCCGGCCACGGTCCCCGCGGCCGGGGCGCCCGGATGGACCGCGACCTGCGGACCTACCGGTCGCTGTGGGACGGTGACCCCGTGCCCGCCGGCACGAACCCGGCCGTGCCGTCCGGAACCCGGCGCGTCCCGATCCTTTTCGGCGGCGGCACCCCGGCCGCCTACCGGCGGATGGCACACTCCTCGGACGGGTACATCGCCGGCTCCGCCCCGGCGCCCCTGGTGGCCGGGGCATTCGACGCCGCCCGCCTCGCCTGGCGCGAGGCCGGGCGGAGCGGCCGGCCCCGGCTGGTCGCCCTGAACTACTTCGCGCTCGGCGATCCCGACCGGGGCCGCGCCAATGTCGGCGACTACTACGCCGCCACCGGCGCCTACCAGGACCTCGTCGTGAGCGGCGTGCACACCGACGCGGCATCGGTCCGCGACGCCGTCCGGCAGTTCGAGGACCTGGGCGCCGACGAACTGATCCTGGGCCCCTGCACCGATGATCTCGACGAGATCGCCCGGCTGGCCGACATCGTCCTGTAG
- a CDS encoding TetR/AcrR family transcriptional regulator, translated as MNNADVESGQPAEGSTLGRRASRAAAGRADPRALRTRAYVLQAIRDAAAKGDLAALTVSEVCRRAQINRVTFYKHWNELADALVEAFAENFDALSTIPQDAIARSADVDQLASLYRNALLAQLNELSARRDLYRELLTGPREQPLRVALQQVLHERAQLAIEVLARAGVEVPDTGHDLAASYIAGGGTAALVAFTRGDDDDIERTATAIMALFPPWWPRPAAAGLTPA; from the coding sequence ATGAACAACGCCGATGTCGAAAGCGGCCAGCCGGCCGAAGGATCGACCCTCGGCCGACGAGCGAGCCGCGCCGCCGCCGGGCGGGCCGATCCCCGGGCACTGCGCACGCGCGCCTACGTCCTGCAGGCCATCCGCGACGCCGCCGCGAAGGGTGACCTGGCCGCCCTCACGGTCAGCGAGGTGTGCCGCCGCGCCCAGATCAACCGCGTCACGTTCTACAAGCACTGGAACGAGCTGGCCGACGCCCTGGTCGAGGCCTTCGCCGAGAACTTCGACGCGCTCTCCACGATCCCGCAGGACGCGATCGCCCGCAGCGCCGACGTGGACCAGCTCGCGTCCCTGTACCGCAACGCGCTGCTCGCGCAGCTCAACGAGCTGAGCGCCCGCCGCGACCTGTACCGGGAGCTGCTGACCGGCCCCCGCGAACAGCCTCTGCGGGTGGCGCTGCAGCAGGTCCTGCACGAGCGGGCGCAGCTGGCCATCGAGGTCCTCGCCCGGGCCGGCGTCGAGGTTCCCGACACCGGGCACGACCTGGCCGCCTCGTACATCGCCGGCGGCGGGACGGCCGCCCTCGTCGCCTTCACCCGCGGCGACGACGACGACATCGAGCGCACCGCGACGGCCATCATGGCGCTGTTCCCGCCCTGGTGGCCCCGGCCGGCAGCCGCGGGCCTCACCCCGGCGTGA
- a CDS encoding SDR family oxidoreductase produces the protein MSQQRFTNRVVLITGGGSGLGRASAVRLASEGAKLALVDIAEAGLKATVEAVHEIAPDAEILTVTADVAQEADVENYVAKTLERFGRIDGFFNNAGIEGRQNLTEAFTAAEFDRVVSINLRGAFLGLEKVLKVMHEQGSGMVVNTASVGGIRGIGNQSGYAAAKHGLVGLTRNSGIEYGRFGIRINAIAPGAIWTPMVEDSMKQLNADDPRAAAEQFIQGNPTKRYGEAPEIASVVAFLLSDDASYVNATVVPIDGGQSAAY, from the coding sequence ATGTCCCAGCAGCGTTTCACCAACCGCGTCGTTCTCATCACCGGCGGCGGCTCGGGCCTCGGTCGCGCCTCGGCCGTCCGCCTCGCGTCCGAGGGCGCCAAGCTCGCCCTCGTCGACATCGCCGAGGCCGGCCTGAAGGCCACCGTCGAGGCCGTGCACGAGATCGCCCCCGACGCCGAGATCCTCACCGTCACCGCCGATGTGGCGCAGGAGGCGGACGTGGAGAACTACGTCGCGAAGACCCTCGAGCGCTTCGGCCGGATCGACGGCTTCTTCAACAACGCGGGCATCGAGGGCCGGCAGAACCTGACCGAGGCGTTCACCGCGGCCGAGTTCGACCGGGTCGTCTCGATCAACCTGCGCGGCGCGTTCCTCGGCCTGGAGAAGGTGCTGAAGGTGATGCACGAGCAGGGTTCCGGCATGGTCGTGAACACCGCGAGCGTCGGCGGCATCCGGGGCATCGGCAACCAGTCCGGCTACGCGGCCGCCAAGCACGGCCTGGTGGGCCTGACCCGTAACTCGGGCATCGAGTACGGCCGCTTCGGCATCCGCATCAACGCCATCGCCCCCGGCGCGATCTGGACGCCGATGGTCGAGGACTCGATGAAGCAGCTGAACGCCGACGACCCGCGCGCCGCCGCCGAGCAGTTCATCCAGGGCAACCCGACCAAGCGTTACGGTGAGGCCCCCGAGATCGCCTCGGTCGTCGCGTTCCTGCTCTCGGACGACGCCAGCTACGTCAACGCCACGGTGGTCCCGATCGACGGCGGCCAGTCCGCCGCCTACTGA
- a CDS encoding helix-turn-helix transcriptional regulator, with translation MEQLATVLRAWRDRLDPAAAGFTQAGQRRVPGLRRQELAELAGISSDYLVQLEQGRASTPSPQVCSALARALQLSDAEQEHLMRLAGHAPAPGRVPRLIPHSVHRILEQLSANPVAVYDAAWNQLHRNPLFEAVFGVVPGPQNTLLVQFGPGFPRTHQSPAVQARFEESIVADLRVTSGRYPHDPDLNDLIATLQLRPRFAELWQRRAVEDHQGSSKTARHPQVGDIALECSTLTTQGSDLRILVCTAQPGTDARSKLDLLMTIGTQTMTSS, from the coding sequence ATGGAGCAACTGGCCACGGTGCTGCGGGCCTGGCGCGACCGGCTGGACCCCGCCGCAGCCGGGTTCACCCAGGCGGGTCAGCGCCGGGTGCCGGGGCTGCGCCGGCAGGAACTGGCCGAGCTGGCCGGGATCTCGTCCGACTACCTGGTGCAGCTCGAGCAGGGCCGGGCCAGCACCCCCTCACCGCAGGTCTGCTCGGCCCTGGCCCGGGCGCTGCAGCTCTCGGACGCCGAGCAGGAGCACCTGATGCGCCTGGCCGGGCACGCCCCGGCGCCCGGCCGGGTACCGCGGCTGATCCCGCACAGCGTGCACCGCATCCTGGAGCAGCTGTCGGCCAACCCGGTCGCGGTCTACGACGCGGCGTGGAACCAGTTGCACCGGAACCCGTTGTTCGAAGCGGTCTTCGGGGTCGTGCCGGGCCCGCAGAACACGCTGCTGGTGCAGTTCGGCCCGGGATTCCCCCGCACCCACCAGAGCCCGGCCGTGCAGGCCCGGTTCGAGGAGTCGATCGTCGCGGACCTGCGTGTCACCAGCGGCCGCTACCCCCACGACCCCGACCTGAACGACCTGATCGCGACGTTGCAGCTCAGACCGCGCTTCGCCGAGCTCTGGCAGCGCCGGGCCGTGGAAGATCACCAGGGCAGCAGCAAGACCGCGCGACACCCGCAGGTCGGCGACATCGCCCTGGAATGCAGCACTCTCACCACGCAGGGCTCGGACCTGCGGATCCTCGTCTGCACCGCGCAACCGGGCACCGACGCCCGCAGCAAGCTCGATCTGCTGATGACGATCGGGACCCAGACCATGACCAGCTCCTGA
- a CDS encoding NAD-dependent epimerase/dehydratase family protein, translating to MKIVIIGGSGHIGTFLVPRLVRAGHEVVSISRGQSARYADDPAWEQVRQVVVDREREDASGTFGGTVAALGADVVVDLVCFTLESATALVRALRGGTGHLLHCGSIWRHGPSAKLPIAEDAGTPPLGEYGIEKARIAAMLKQETASGGLVTTSLHPGHIVGPGWHPIGPLGNVDPGVWTTLSGGGTLPVPGSGAESMHHVHADDVAQAFELAIEQRDAAAGEDFTVTAPTALTVRGYADIGAAWFGQTANLETVTWEQFRSGTSEEHAESSWGHLHRSHAFTIAKARDRLGYSPAYEPEAAVLESLRRLIADGRLETARPLAV from the coding sequence ATGAAGATCGTGATCATCGGAGGCAGCGGGCACATCGGCACGTTCCTGGTGCCCCGGCTGGTGCGGGCCGGTCATGAGGTGGTCAGTATCAGCCGGGGTCAGAGCGCCCGGTACGCCGATGACCCGGCCTGGGAGCAGGTGCGTCAGGTGGTCGTCGATCGGGAGCGTGAGGACGCGTCGGGCACCTTCGGGGGCACCGTGGCCGCCCTGGGCGCGGACGTCGTGGTCGACCTGGTCTGCTTCACGCTGGAATCCGCCACCGCGCTCGTTCGGGCCCTGCGGGGAGGGACGGGGCATCTGCTGCACTGCGGGTCGATCTGGCGGCACGGGCCCAGTGCGAAGCTGCCGATCGCGGAGGACGCGGGCACGCCACCGCTGGGTGAGTACGGCATCGAGAAGGCCCGCATCGCAGCGATGCTGAAGCAGGAGACCGCCTCGGGTGGCCTGGTCACGACCTCGCTGCACCCCGGCCACATCGTGGGGCCCGGCTGGCACCCGATCGGCCCTCTGGGCAACGTCGATCCCGGCGTCTGGACCACCCTTTCCGGCGGCGGGACGCTGCCCGTGCCGGGCAGTGGGGCCGAGTCCATGCACCACGTGCACGCCGACGACGTGGCCCAGGCGTTCGAGCTGGCCATCGAGCAGCGCGACGCGGCGGCGGGCGAGGACTTCACCGTCACCGCCCCGACGGCCCTGACCGTGCGCGGGTACGCGGACATCGGTGCCGCCTGGTTCGGGCAGACGGCGAACCTGGAAACCGTGACGTGGGAACAGTTCCGGTCCGGCACGAGTGAGGAGCACGCCGAGTCCAGCTGGGGGCACCTGCACCGCAGTCACGCCTTCACGATCGCCAAGGCCCGGGACAGGCTGGGGTACTCGCCCGCCTACGAGCCGGAGGCGGCGGTGCTGGAGTCGCTGCGCCGGCTCATCGCGGACGGCCGGCTGGAGACCGCCCGGCCGCTGGCCGTCTGA
- a CDS encoding alpha/beta fold hydrolase gives MRTVILVHGFWHGSWVWSPVTTHLAARGIPSVAVDVQGHGLNARAPEAARTRPFAPETFATEPSPLADVTATSAAHALLEQIRFIGGGAPCVVLAHSMHGVVATLAAQLEPDLFEHLVYVSAFAPVAGLPAAGYIATPENDGDLLRHSFTGDFAAIGALRLDTRDPSRHEHLRQALYADVEPGTARAALDLISVDGPIGVPGQPLDVTPERFGAVPHSYVTCSQDRAVRPALQRRFIREIDAISSRPTSVFELDSAHSPMLSQPAALADVIETVWLAPQVGVR, from the coding sequence ATGCGTACCGTCATTCTTGTCCACGGGTTCTGGCACGGCAGCTGGGTGTGGAGCCCGGTGACCACCCACCTGGCCGCCCGGGGCATCCCGTCCGTCGCGGTGGACGTCCAGGGGCACGGCCTGAACGCCCGGGCTCCCGAAGCCGCCCGGACGCGTCCGTTCGCCCCCGAGACCTTCGCCACCGAACCCTCACCGCTCGCCGACGTCACCGCCACCTCGGCCGCGCACGCGCTGCTGGAGCAGATCCGGTTCATCGGCGGGGGAGCGCCGTGCGTCGTGCTCGCGCACAGCATGCACGGCGTCGTCGCGACCCTCGCCGCCCAGCTCGAACCGGACCTGTTCGAACACCTCGTGTACGTCAGCGCTTTCGCCCCGGTGGCCGGCCTTCCCGCGGCCGGTTACATCGCGACGCCGGAGAACGACGGGGACCTGCTGCGGCACTCGTTCACCGGTGACTTCGCGGCGATCGGCGCCCTGCGCCTGGACACCCGGGACCCGAGCCGGCACGAGCACCTGCGCCAGGCCCTCTACGCCGACGTCGAACCCGGCACCGCGCGGGCCGCGCTCGACCTGATCAGCGTCGACGGCCCGATCGGGGTGCCCGGGCAACCCCTGGACGTCACGCCGGAGCGGTTCGGTGCGGTGCCGCACAGCTACGTGACGTGCAGCCAGGACAGGGCGGTGCGACCGGCCCTGCAGCGACGCTTCATCCGCGAGATCGACGCGATCTCGAGCCGCCCGACGAGCGTGTTCGAGCTGGATTCCGCGCACTCGCCGATGCTGTCGCAGCCCGCCGCGCTGGCCGACGTGATCGAGACCGTCTGGCTCGCACCGCAGGTCGGCGTCCGGTGA
- a CDS encoding GNAT family N-acetyltransferase, whose amino-acid sequence MRARVLDRSDGPPALPRDGYGWGSRSPEERTITTARVTVRRFAPGDLDDFLTYQSDPVVRAHLPGEPMSAGAAAGFLARQADLDERQTDAWHAFAVHHPGDDRVIGDVGVWLAADRPGTGDIGFQFAPAYHGQGYAREAMQQFLPYLFETLDLGEVTAGCDSVNRASWGLMRRLGMELMTDDGTVRRYRLRAGTWRDQP is encoded by the coding sequence GTGCGGGCTCGGGTGCTCGACCGCTCCGACGGGCCGCCCGCTCTCCCACGCGACGGCTACGGTTGGGGCAGCCGATCTCCCGAGGAGCGCACGATCACGACAGCACGCGTCACCGTCCGCCGGTTCGCGCCCGGTGACCTGGACGACTTCCTGACGTACCAGAGCGATCCGGTCGTGCGGGCGCACCTGCCCGGCGAGCCCATGAGCGCCGGGGCGGCCGCCGGTTTCCTCGCCCGGCAGGCCGATCTCGACGAGCGGCAGACCGACGCCTGGCACGCCTTCGCCGTTCACCACCCCGGTGACGACCGGGTGATCGGTGACGTCGGCGTCTGGCTGGCCGCCGATCGCCCGGGCACCGGTGACATCGGTTTCCAGTTCGCACCCGCCTACCACGGGCAGGGATACGCCCGGGAGGCGATGCAGCAGTTCCTGCCGTACCTGTTCGAGACGCTGGACCTGGGCGAGGTCACGGCCGGCTGCGACAGCGTCAACCGTGCCTCGTGGGGGCTGATGCGGCGTCTGGGCATGGAACTGATGACGGACGACGGAACCGTCCGGCGCTACCGCCTGAGGGCCGGAACCTGGCGCGACCAGCCGTGA
- a CDS encoding helix-turn-helix domain-containing protein, which yields MDERMRLGEFLRRRREAADPAACGLPPRSRRRTPGLRREEVAERASISTVYYERLERGRGALPSASVLASVAGVLQLSAAEQEYLYRLAGHAAPPHRREREGVDAGLQYLLEALDDSTPASITDHFNDVLAQNWLNRELLGDVVDLPGWQPNLTWRWFAQPGWRDLLEPREQHTQTGLAYVADLRAVLEQHEPDPRAVAMLDDLRACCEEFGELWEQHTVMARHCADKVITHPQVGALHLECSVITSVTSSQRLYVLKPAPGTPSRQRLDQVLSGRTLIPSQPVRG from the coding sequence GTGGACGAACGTATGCGGCTGGGAGAGTTCCTGCGCCGCCGCCGGGAAGCGGCCGACCCCGCGGCCTGCGGCCTGCCCCCGAGGTCCCGCCGCCGCACCCCGGGGCTTCGCCGCGAGGAGGTCGCCGAGCGGGCGAGCATCTCCACCGTCTACTACGAGCGCCTGGAACGAGGACGCGGTGCCCTCCCGTCGGCCTCGGTCCTGGCCTCGGTCGCCGGCGTGCTGCAGCTGAGCGCCGCCGAGCAGGAGTACCTGTACCGGCTGGCCGGGCACGCGGCGCCCCCGCACCGCCGCGAACGCGAGGGCGTGGATGCGGGACTGCAGTACCTGCTCGAAGCCCTCGACGACTCCACACCGGCCTCGATCACCGACCACTTCAACGACGTCCTGGCCCAGAACTGGCTCAACCGCGAACTCCTGGGCGACGTGGTCGACCTGCCCGGATGGCAGCCCAACCTGACCTGGCGGTGGTTCGCGCAGCCGGGCTGGCGCGACCTCCTGGAGCCGCGCGAGCAGCACACGCAGACCGGGCTCGCGTACGTGGCCGACCTGCGCGCCGTGCTGGAGCAGCATGAGCCCGACCCGCGAGCGGTGGCGATGCTGGACGACCTGCGGGCCTGCTGCGAGGAGTTCGGCGAGCTGTGGGAGCAGCACACCGTGATGGCCCGGCACTGCGCGGACAAGGTCATCACCCATCCCCAGGTCGGCGCGCTGCACCTGGAGTGCTCGGTGATCACCAGCGTCACCTCGTCCCAGCGCCTGTACGTGCTCAAGCCCGCGCCCGGGACCCCGAGCCGTCAGCGGCTGGACCAGGTGCTGAGCGGGCGCACGCTCATCCCCTCACAACCTGTACGTGGGTGA
- a CDS encoding esterase/lipase family protein translates to MVIDRADPVPGARAQGPEDPGPYLEVVVELGDDSQNLVMLISSGDGLLSWVVPDRSGRTARFAAPMSRLGFGGPGMGNYFASSGRTILSLLTYPVAQELRALGARGYRAWEKKRHPSILFHYPRLISAGRSRPAPDEDMDSSDWRRATAGGRSLLLVHGTASRSSAAFSDLAGQSLADVCRSYGGRVFAFDHPTVSVSPEDNVAELLSRICWTEHPVDIVCHSRGGLVARLLAVRGHMNIGKIVFVGVPNDGTELADPSNLNAFVDTLTTAANLMPTPQRHLKDVLAIVLRLVRAMTEDALVRFDGLASMNPGSPTLAHLARTPTSVPLDTRLLAVTSEYTSPGGDPLKRIVNGLFSRPNDLVVPTSGVANVTGAVAGTGFPIPAHSVFQTPEFLAVWHCGYFRFPEVRHRIVRWLAGGDEVAGGACTRLECWSGWDEHATCLVDPARRRRPSYR, encoded by the coding sequence GTGGTCATCGATCGCGCAGATCCCGTTCCCGGGGCCCGGGCGCAGGGTCCGGAGGATCCGGGACCCTATCTGGAAGTAGTGGTCGAACTCGGCGACGACAGCCAGAACCTCGTCATGCTGATCTCGTCCGGTGACGGGTTGCTGAGCTGGGTCGTCCCGGATCGTTCCGGCAGAACGGCCCGATTCGCCGCGCCGATGTCGCGCCTGGGTTTCGGTGGACCCGGGATGGGGAACTATTTCGCGTCCTCCGGCCGGACCATCCTTTCGCTCCTGACCTATCCGGTTGCCCAGGAGCTTCGCGCTCTCGGCGCCAGGGGGTACCGGGCGTGGGAGAAGAAGCGGCATCCATCGATCCTGTTCCACTATCCCCGCCTGATTTCCGCGGGGCGGAGTCGTCCGGCCCCGGACGAGGACATGGACAGCAGCGACTGGCGGCGGGCGACCGCCGGAGGGCGAAGTCTTCTTCTCGTCCACGGGACCGCGAGCAGGAGTTCGGCCGCGTTCTCGGACCTGGCCGGTCAGTCTCTCGCCGATGTGTGCAGATCGTACGGTGGTCGCGTCTTCGCCTTCGATCATCCAACCGTGTCGGTCTCACCCGAGGACAACGTGGCCGAGCTCCTGAGCCGGATCTGCTGGACAGAACATCCTGTCGATATCGTGTGCCACAGCCGGGGCGGTCTCGTGGCTCGGCTGCTCGCGGTGCGTGGGCACATGAACATCGGCAAGATCGTTTTCGTGGGTGTCCCGAACGACGGGACGGAACTGGCTGACCCCAGCAACCTGAACGCGTTCGTCGACACGCTGACGACGGCGGCCAATCTGATGCCGACCCCGCAACGTCATCTGAAAGACGTTCTGGCGATCGTGCTTCGGCTGGTGAGAGCCATGACTGAGGACGCGCTGGTCAGGTTCGACGGGCTGGCTTCGATGAATCCTGGAAGCCCGACCCTCGCACATCTGGCCAGGACTCCTACGTCCGTCCCTTTGGATACGCGCCTGCTCGCGGTCACGTCGGAGTACACCTCTCCCGGCGGGGATCCGCTGAAGCGGATCGTCAACGGGCTGTTCAGCCGGCCCAATGACCTGGTCGTGCCTACGTCGGGGGTGGCCAACGTCACCGGCGCGGTTGCCGGAACCGGATTCCCGATACCGGCGCATTCAGTCTTCCAGACGCCCGAGTTCCTCGCGGTCTGGCACTGTGGGTATTTCAGATTCCCTGAGGTCAGGCATCGGATAGTGCGCTGGCTGGCCGGGGGCGATGAGGTCGCCGGAGGTGCCTGCACCCGGCTCGAGTGCTGGTCCGGGTGGGACGAACACGCGACCTGTCTCGTGGACCCGGCGCGACGGAGACGGCCGAGCTACCGTTGA
- a CDS encoding oxidoreductase gives MNSTLELADDLVLTRLGYGAMQLAGPNAFGPPRDRAEAVRVLRTAVEAGITHIDTSDFYGPHVTNEIIREALHPYREDLHIVTKVGFRRGPDGSWDPAPHNLREQVQDNLAHLGLEAMDVVNFRTEGPGPIGEHVETLAALRKEGLIRHLGLSNVSAEQVAEARAIAPIVCVQNLYNVAARQDDALVDALAADGIGYVAFFPLGGWSSLQSDVLAAVAASLNASPQQTALAWLLQRSPNLLVIPGTSSVAHLRENIAAADLELPAEAVRRLNGLWTAT, from the coding sequence ATGAACAGCACCCTGGAACTGGCCGACGACCTCGTCCTGACCCGCCTGGGCTACGGCGCCATGCAGCTGGCCGGGCCCAACGCCTTCGGCCCGCCCCGCGACCGCGCCGAGGCCGTGCGGGTCCTGCGCACCGCCGTCGAGGCGGGCATCACCCACATCGACACCAGCGACTTCTACGGCCCGCACGTCACCAACGAGATCATCCGCGAGGCCCTGCACCCCTATCGCGAGGATCTGCACATCGTCACCAAGGTCGGCTTCCGGCGGGGCCCGGACGGTAGCTGGGACCCGGCGCCGCACAACCTGCGCGAGCAGGTGCAGGACAACCTGGCGCACCTCGGGCTCGAGGCCATGGACGTCGTGAACTTCCGGACGGAGGGGCCCGGCCCGATCGGTGAGCACGTCGAGACCCTGGCCGCACTGCGGAAGGAGGGCCTGATCCGGCACCTGGGACTGTCGAACGTGAGCGCCGAGCAGGTGGCGGAGGCTCGCGCGATCGCGCCGATCGTGTGCGTGCAGAACCTCTACAACGTCGCCGCTCGCCAGGACGACGCCCTGGTGGACGCCCTGGCCGCCGACGGCATCGGCTACGTCGCCTTCTTCCCGCTGGGTGGCTGGAGTTCGCTGCAGTCCGACGTGCTGGCCGCGGTCGCCGCCTCGCTGAACGCCAGCCCCCAGCAGACCGCACTGGCCTGGCTGCTGCAGCGTTCGCCCAACCTGCTCGTCATCCCGGGGACCTCGTCCGTGGCCCACCTGCGCGAGAACATCGCGGCGGCCGACCTGGAACTGCCCGCCGAGGCGGTGCGCCGCCTGAACGGATTGTGGACGGCGACCTGA
- a CDS encoding endo-1,4-beta-xylanase has product MVGTEALLSGNSGAGYPRTLVAVASGLLLALPGCTSPAPAPKEQVVDLLQQDWQHVPGVSADGDGLHVTATALSIVDSGDHRPNPPLNLAGTHLVTEGDFSLEASLTDVTADASWALYDSPPVIADEFRIEPAGLRLTLEDDDLGIIVSDGSPQQDVGDPRPVYDEHVTLSDPQAPLSVRRSGDTLEISSDGETVASVPFGEVFASGELWLGLSSDDGTFGVSSLTATAAELTTAGPAVRQAEPSSRGLQALAERARPGFRIGAAVALGPLASDAEYAREFVGNFGALTPENAMKPQFLSPQRGVYTFEEADAILATAESKGMTVHGHTIAFTEAMPRWMQELPTGSAKDRRASADALLDYLTTVVTHFRGRLASLDVVNEPFDLDQGTSLQENVWYRTFGPGYPAIVSRAVHDADPDVRQFINENGADVPGERQDALLDLARDTNARGGHIDGVGLQSHVYDLETDAISAEDLADTLDLFDEAGLHVRISENDVTDDQGTDDQAEQYATVLATCLDSPTCVSYTTWGVDDRYDWWVDDDGSAQQGHDFLFDEGHPTPAYKAMTRALRSSR; this is encoded by the coding sequence GTGGTCGGCACCGAGGCACTCCTGTCAGGCAATTCGGGTGCCGGGTACCCGCGCACGCTGGTCGCGGTGGCGTCAGGCCTCCTGCTCGCCCTCCCGGGATGCACCTCGCCGGCCCCAGCACCGAAGGAGCAGGTCGTCGACCTGCTCCAGCAGGACTGGCAGCACGTGCCCGGGGTGAGCGCCGACGGAGACGGGTTGCACGTCACCGCAACCGCTTTGAGCATCGTCGACAGCGGGGACCACCGGCCGAATCCGCCGCTCAACCTGGCCGGCACGCACCTGGTGACCGAGGGCGACTTCTCCCTCGAAGCGTCCCTGACCGACGTGACCGCCGATGCGTCCTGGGCCCTCTACGACAGCCCGCCGGTGATCGCCGACGAGTTCCGGATCGAACCAGCCGGCCTGCGGCTCACCCTCGAGGACGACGACCTCGGGATCATCGTCTCCGACGGCTCACCCCAGCAGGACGTGGGCGACCCCCGTCCGGTGTACGACGAGCACGTGACGCTCTCCGATCCGCAGGCCCCGCTGTCAGTCCGCCGGTCCGGGGACACCCTCGAGATCTCGAGCGACGGGGAAACCGTGGCCTCCGTGCCTTTCGGGGAGGTGTTCGCGTCGGGAGAGCTCTGGCTGGGGTTGTCGAGCGACGACGGCACTTTCGGTGTCAGTTCCCTCACCGCCACCGCCGCAGAGCTGACCACCGCGGGCCCGGCCGTCAGGCAGGCCGAGCCGTCGTCGCGGGGGCTGCAGGCGCTGGCCGAGCGCGCCCGTCCCGGCTTCAGGATCGGCGCGGCGGTCGCGCTCGGCCCGCTCGCCTCGGACGCGGAGTACGCGCGGGAGTTCGTCGGCAACTTCGGTGCCCTCACCCCGGAGAACGCGATGAAGCCCCAGTTCCTCTCCCCGCAGCGGGGTGTCTACACCTTCGAGGAGGCCGACGCGATCCTGGCGACGGCCGAGAGCAAGGGCATGACGGTGCACGGGCACACCATCGCCTTCACCGAGGCCATGCCCCGCTGGATGCAGGAACTCCCCACCGGGTCGGCGAAGGATCGCCGCGCCAGCGCCGACGCCCTGCTCGACTACCTCACCACCGTGGTGACGCACTTCCGGGGACGTCTCGCCTCGCTCGACGTCGTCAACGAGCCGTTCGACCTCGACCAGGGAACCAGCCTCCAGGAGAACGTCTGGTACCGGACCTTCGGGCCCGGCTACCCGGCGATCGTCTCCCGCGCCGTCCACGACGCCGACCCCGACGTCCGGCAGTTCATCAACGAGAACGGGGCCGACGTACCGGGCGAGCGCCAGGACGCTCTTCTCGACCTGGCGCGCGACACCAACGCACGGGGCGGCCACATCGACGGCGTCGGCCTGCAGTCCCACGTCTACGACCTCGAGACCGACGCCATCTCCGCCGAGGACCTCGCCGACACCCTCGACCTCTTCGACGAAGCCGGGCTGCACGTGCGCATCTCCGAGAACGACGTCACCGACGACCAGGGCACCGACGACCAGGCGGAGCAGTACGCCACCGTGCTGGCCACCTGCCTGGACTCCCCCACCTGCGTCTCCTACACCACCTGGGGCGTGGACGACCGCTACGACTGGTGGGTCGACGACGACGGCAGCGCGCAGCAGGGCCACGACTTCCTGTTCGACGAGGGGCATCCGACACCGGCTTACAAGGCCATGACGCGAGCCCTGCGGTCCTCCCGGTGA